AAAACACGTGGCTCCGAACTCAGCATCTCCTGGCGCGATGAGTTTAATATCGGAAAGAATCCATTCAGCTATAGTGTAAAAGTGGCAGTAGCTGACAGCCGCTCCTTCATTACTAAATTCGACAACCCTAGCGGTACCCTCGATGATCACTATGTTGGACAAGAAATCGGCGAAATCTGGGGCCTCACCACAGAAGGTTTCTTCCAGAACGAAGCAGAGCTGAAAAACCATGCAGACCAGACTAAAGTAGGTTCTGATGACCAGGGTTATAAATGGTATGTAGGTGACCTGAAATTCAAAGATATCAATGGCGACGGTGAAATCAGTTACGGTAAAAATACACTGGCGGATCACGGTGATAAGAGAATCATTGGTAACGACGCCATCAGATTCCCTTACAGCATTGATATGAGCGGTATGTACAAAGGCTTCGACCTCCGCCTGTTCTTCCAGGGGGTTGGTAAACGTGACTGGTATCCAGGTAACAGCAACCACTATTTCTGGGGTATCTATGCACAGCCATGGGCAAACGTTCAGGTACAGAATATGGACCACTGGACACCGGAAAATCCTAATGCTTACTTCCCTCGCGTAAAATCTTATATCGCAGAAGATAAAACAGAATTAGGTGCACCGCAAACCCGCTACCTGCAAAATGCGGCCTATCTGCGCCTGAAGAACATTACCGTTGGTTATACATTGCCTAAATCACTCACAGATAAGATGAGAATCGCTCACCTGCGCTTCTATTTCAGCGCAGAGAACGTCTTCACCGTATCTCACCTGAAAGCTGATATAGATCCTGAAGGACTCGATGGTACCATCTATCCTTTCCAGAAAACATATTCGTGCGGTCTGAACCTGAACTTTTAAAATGTGAATCATGAAAAAAACATCGCTCTATATAGCTTTAAGTGCTGCTGCAGTTTTTGCAGCTTCATGTAAAAAAGATTTTCTGCAGAAATATCCTAAAACAGAGATTTCTCCGGATGCTTATTTCAACACAGCCAAAGACCTGGAAACATTCGCCAATACCTTTTACGATAAGGACTATTCTTACGATGATACGAATAGTGACAATGTTTCGTACTACAGCAGCAGTGGCGAATTAGATGCCTTACTGGAAGGCAATATAGACCCTACCACCGTAGGTAAAACCGGCTGGGACGACTGGAAGAAATTACGTACCTATAATTTCCTGCTGGATTACGCGCACCGTGCTTCCGGCGATACCGTAGGTATTAACCATAATATCGGTGTGGCCAGGTTTTTCCGTGCTAAATTCTATATCGCCAAACTGGCCCGTTATTCCGATGTGACCTGGTATTCACATGTGATGACAAACGTAGATTCTGCGTTGTACCTGCCACGTGATCCTCGTGCGAAAGTGGCGGATTCCATTATGGCAGATCTGAACTACGCAATCAGTAACCTGAAACCGGAGGATAACGGGAACAGAACCCGCGTGAACAAATGGACGGCGCTGGCACTGATGGCCCGTTTCGGCCTCTTTGAAGGTACCTTCCGTAAATACCACAGCGAGCTTGGTCTGACAGACAAAGCGGCACCATTCCTGAACGCCGCTGTGGATGCAGCGCAGCAGCTCATCGCTGGTGGTAAATTCAAAATCTATAGTACTGGTAAAGGTGCCGCTGATTACCGCGCACTGTTTAGCAGTCCTACGCTGAATGGAAACCCTGAAATTATTCAGTGGTTCGATTGCCAGCAGAGCCTGAGCGTAGGTAACAACTCACATACCGTATTGGGTTGGAGCTGGTCTGTCAGCAATAGCCTCGTAGAAAGTTACCTGATGACAGACGGTACGCCGTTTACTTCTCAGCCAGGTTACAAAACAAAAGGTTTTGTGGATGTATTCGCCAACCGCGATCCGCGTTTAGCCGAAACCGTTGCCTATCCGGGTTATTCTATTACCAACGATAACAGATTATATTATGCGAAGCCTAACCTGGGTGGTTATGATCAGCTGAAGTTTTATCCACGTGATCCTGCATTGCGCCAGGGCTGGGATGCGAACTATACTGGTATGCCTATGTTCCGCTATGCGGAAGTATTGCTGAACCTTGCTGAGGCTAAAGCAGAACTGGGTAGTCTCACACAACAGGATGTTGACAATACGATCAATCAGTTGAGAGACCGTGTGGGTATGCCTAAACTGATAATGGGTACAGCCAACGGAGCTCCTGATCAGGTAATGGCAAACGCTTATCCTGAAGTTTCCGGCGCCAATAAAGGTGTGATCCTGGAAATCAGAAGAGAGCGCCGTGTGGAGCTGGCTTGTGAAGGCCTTCGCCTCAACGACCTGAATCGCTGGGCAGCAGCCGGTCGCATCCAGGATGCGCAACAAGGTATGTATGTTCCTGCACTGGGTGGTATTGATATGTCGGGAGATGGTATCCCTGATATCGCTATCCTGGCGAGTCCTACTGACACAGCTGAAATGAACACGGTACCACTGTCTGTAAGATATACCATCAGCCGCTTCTATCTGAAAGATGCCAGCGGTAAGGAAACAAACTACTATCTGGACAATGGCCGCAGCGGCAGAATTTCGTTTACACGTTATCGTGATAATCCACGTAAATTCGTTGCACCGAAATATTTCTATCGCCCGATCTCATTACAGGAAACTGTACTGAATCCTAATCTGAAACAGATTTTCGGCTGGTAGTTAGCAAATAATTAACGGAGAGCAATACCATACTGGCTGTAAGCAATAACCGTTGCCCGGGGCTAGTATGGATTTGCTCTCTTTTCTTTTATTTTTTTTATACAGATGAACATGAAGAAAACCATGCTGTCAGCCGCTCTGGTGCTGACATCCATCAGCCTCTTTGCCCAACTCAACGGTAGCGTATATACGGAAAACCACAAAGGCTTGAAAGATGTTTGTGTTTCCGATGGATTGAATGTAGTCAAAACTGATGCTGATGGCCGGTTTACACTGCCAGGGCACAAAAACCAGAAATTCGTTTTTATCACTACTCCTGCCGGATATAGATTTGTTAACAACTACTTTATTAAAACTGACAGTACGGTAAAAAGCTATGACTTTCCTATGAAAGCCATACCAGTACTGCATAGGAAAGATATTTCCCGTTTTGTCAGACTGACTGATACAGAAACTTACCATTTCGGTGAGTGGATAACAGAATCATCTACCTACGCCAAAAATGAACATGCGGATTTTATCGTACATACCGGCGATATCTGCTATGAGAGAGGAATGCAGTTCCATGCACAACATGTAAATACCCAAACCATGGGGCTGCCGGTTTATTACTGCGTAGGTAACCACGATCTCGTGAAAGGCCCGTACGGTGAGGCTTTGTTTGAATCGTTGTTTGGCCCTGTATTTTATTCTTTTGAGGCAGGCAATACACATTTCATCGTAACGCCTATGCGCTACGGGGATTATAAACCATCTTACACCTATGACGACCTGTACTACTGGCTGAAGAACGACCTGGCACATACAGACCCAACTAAATCTGTTGTGATTTTTAATCACGATCTCCTGACATACGATAGTAATTTCATCATAAAGAATTCAAAAGGAGATAGCCTTGTTCTGAACGATCATAACCTGAAAGCATGGATCTACGGGCATTGGCATATCAATTTTGCACGTAAACACGGTAATACCGGCATCAGATCGCTGTGTTCTGCACCTGCTGCTGATGGTGGTATTGATAATTCCATGTCTAATTTCGATGTGATAGAAGTGGCGCGTGAAGGTATTGTATCTGTTAACAGAAGATATACTTATGTAGATAACCAGGTGGTACTGGTATCACCATCGAAGCAAGGAGCTGCTGTAAGTGGCCAGCAGCTTACTGTCAGCGCTAACGTATATCATACGGAAGACCCGGTAAAAGCAGTTGTTTTCAGGATGTATGACAACAATGGTAAACTGTTGCAGCAGACACAACTGAATGCTGCCAGCGACTGGACATGGAAAGGAACGGTGAATATTAAAAATCTCCCGCCGCAAAGCCGCTACAACAGTACGTTAGAGGCGACCTTAAATACCGGCAGAATATTATTCAGACGTGATACTTTTAGTCTGGCTGCTGCTACTGCTCCTAAAGCTACAGCTGATTGGAACCAGGTACTACAAAACGCGCAACGCCTGCCACAAATAAAAGATAATGGAAAGGTGCATCCACGCCTCGTCTGGACGGCCAACGCAGGAGGAAATATCTGGAAATCATCTCCCATTATAATAAATGGAAAATTATACCTGGCTACACTGGATGATGAAAATATTACCAATTGTGCCATCCTGGCCCTGGATGCCGTTACAGGCAAACAGTTGTGGAAGTTCTCTACCGGAAATTCTATCAAACAAAGTTTATCCTTTGCAGACGGAAAAATCTTTGGTACGGATGCTGAAGGCATGACTTATGCCCTGGATGCTAATACCGGTAAGCTTTTATGGAAACATGATGGCGGTATGAAAGATCTTGCCACCTATAATAGTGCAGGTGTTATTTACAATAAAACTTATATCACCGGTGCAGGTCATTACATGCAGGCACTGGATATTAACACCGGAAACCCGCTGTGGACAAACAGTTCATGGTCTGGCGGTGAAGGTACACCTGTTGCCATGACCATCTTCGGCAACGAGTTAATTACTTCTTCCAACTGGAATGCCTTGTTTGCACACGACCTGAATACCGGAAAACTGCTGTGGAAAAGGAGCGACGGAGGTATCCGGTTCAGAAGTGGTACTGCTGCTGTGGCAGACAATAAATTATATGTGCATGGCATCAACATGCTGCATGTACTGAATGCTACAGGAGAAACTACAGATAGTATTCCACTGCAATACAACCTCAAAACCATGACTGCGCCTGTAATTACGGATGATAGAATCCTGGTGGCAACAGCAGAACATGGCCTGATTGTATATGATAGAAAAAGCAAGGAAGAACTAGGTGTGTTCAAGCCAAAACAATCCCTGACTTTCTCTGCACCTTATACATTACCGCCGGCTGCTGCTGTAGAGAGCACACCGCTGGTACTTGGTAAATATGCATTCGTGGCCGCTGCAGACGGACATCTGTACCTGCTGAATATTGCAGGTAAGCCGGAATTGGTGACTGATATTGATTTGGGAGCGCCGGTGCTGGCAGATATGGCGTTGGTTAACGGAATGCTTTATGTAGCTGATTTTTCGGGGAACATTAATGCTTTTGTGTTAGAATAGTTGTTTGTATTTGTGTTAAAAGTAAGGCTGGCCAAAAAGCTTTCAGTTATCATGATTGAGTTGCTTTTTGGTCAGCCTCTTTTATTAGTAGTCTGCTTTGCCTGTCTCTGGGGCTTTCGCAGCCTGACTATCGCGTGTGTTCTTCTGTACGGTGATAGCTCCGAAAATACTCAGTAAAAATGCGAATGCATAAAAACCTTTTTCGCTTGGGAGCAATGTTGCATTGAATAATCCTACAGTGAGCAGTACAATGGTCAGCAACATAGATACCCAGCTAATGCCGTAATAGATCTCGGTTACAGGTATGCCTTCGATTTTATCGCGCACACATTTTTGTACTGATACCGCTGCAAACAGGCCATACATAAGGATGGTGAAGTAATAACCTTTTTCATTCAGCTGCATATTGGAGTTCCACAGACCGATAATGAAGCCGGTCATACCTGCTGTCAGCGCGATCCAGGAAGCGATGATAAATGCATTTGATGGTTTTTGTTTCATACAGTATATGGGTTTTGCTTAAGTAATAATACTACTTTATTTCAATTTTGTATGTCCTGCGTGTATGCTTTAGTGTTAGAGAAATGCTAAAGCTGGATGATATGGTCTATAAAAAAAGCCGTTTCTACTGAGTAGAAACGGCTTTTTGTTTGTAGCGAGGAGCGGATTCGAACCACTGACCTTCGGGTTATGAGCCCGACGAGCTACCTCTGCTCTACCTCGCAATGAGGGTGCAAATGTAGGCAATAATTTGGAACTACAAAATTTAGTGTTGGATTTTTTTAAAATAAGCAGAAAAACGTAGGTGCGTTACCGTTAGGTACGGCATGAATTTGCAGAAATTAAAAAAGCCTTGTGTCTATTCAATAGACACAAGGCTTTTTGTTTGTAGCGAGGAGCGGATTCGAACCACTGACCTTCGGGTTATGAGCCCGACGAGCTACCTCTGCTCTACCTCGCAATGTGGTTGCAAATGTAGGCAATAATTTATAACTGCAAAATTTAGTGTTAAGTTTTTTTTATCAATACGTTATGAAGATTAATTAAATCTCTCCTTAAACCCTTTACTGTAGCTGTTTATAGAGAGAAGAATTTTTTTTATTTATTTTTATCAGATGTCTGAATATTCAGTAGGACGTACAAATATTATATCCTGATGCGATACATTGTGCTGATATTCCGGCAATGCAACCAGCTTTTTCCATTCAGGATCTGCCCCGAAAGATTTCCAGTGTGCGTCTCTGTCGGCCTTATTGTTGAAAGTGGTCAGGTACATCAGATTGGGCATATGCGCGCCTGCAATGACGGAACCATAGAACACCGCATTAAAATTCAGCCGCTTGAAAATTCCTACTTCTCCACCGGCATTAAACATTTTTACTTTGCTGGCATGCGAGCGTTCTGTAGCACTTTCGTAGCTACGTAATTCATATACGCGCTCGTTTTTAGGTGAGCTGAGTGCCGGTAACGCATAGGCAGGCATCTCCCCGAAAGCCTGTAGCAGTATGGTTTCTATGCGCACATAAGGGGCTGTTTCATTATATCCGTCCAGGAATGGACCCGCAGCAGCCTGGTAGTTATTGTCCTGTTGCAGCTGGTTATTCACACTGGCAAACTGGTCCAGCGATTTACAGGCCGTAAACACATATACCTTGTTGTCGCTGCTATCCTGGCTGATAGGCTTGAATACGCCAACATCCCGGATGCCTGCCCGGTGTAATGCCGGCAGATAGGCCTGTTGAAGGAAATTGTCCAAACCGGCTTCCTGGGCTGGTTTGATATGATATACGCGAATCTGGTAATATAAGCGGCCTTTATCTTTGGCAAAAGCGCCGGCAAAGCCGAATACAAGTAAAAGCGATAATAGACGAGACTTCATTTGTGGAATTTTAATGCAACAAAATAGGGCTTTCATTCCTATTTTTATAGTTCCGGTTATCTTGCGATACCGGCCTATCTTTGTTAAACTGAAACCAGGTATTATGTATAGCGATCCAGAATTATTAATAGAAGAAACGAACGACAGAGGTACGATGTACGCTATTGTAGAGCAGGACAATCGCACTGCCTACTTTTATTTATATCCTTCGGAGATCATGGGCAACCGCTTTAAGCCGCGTCCGTGCTGGCTCCGTAATCTGCTTCCGGCACCAGAAAAGAAAGATATCGCTGCCATGAAAGATGGGGTGGCACCAATGTTGGAAGTGCGCTACTGTAACCATCCGGAAGGAAAGGAAAAGCTCGAAAAAGAAAGAATTTCCTTTATCTGGAATGCAGAAGGCGACGGCGCAGCCATGCTTTATGACGGTGAAATACTGGGCATCATTCCTGGCTGGGGGCTTTATTCAGATGAGCCTGCTGCTTATGCTGCTGATTGTACTGATGGGGGAGAAGATAGCATTACCTTCCCGCTGGGCACACCTGAAACCAACGGCCAATACCGTAAGTTCCTGGATGCTGCCGGATTCTGGGATAGCTGGGATGACGCTGAAAACCCACAGTGGCCTGCCATCCAGGAGAAATTCCTGCAAACATATGAGGCGCATTTTGGCACTGAAACAGCCTACTATGCCATCGATGGTGATAAATGGCCTCCAATGGCCATCGGCAAATATGAAAAAGATAATATCGTCTACCTCGCAACAATGGGTATGAGCATCAGGCCTATGCCATGGGTGGAATTCCTGTATAACGACAATGCCGCCGCTTACCGTCGCGCAGAACTGGCCATCGCATTGGATAAGCAATATTTCAATGAAGAACAGATCATGCAGATTGGCCAGCAGCTTGCCGGACTCGCAGATCGCCCATGGAAAATAGTCACCTGGCTCGGAGAAGGCCATACCGTCTCCTCCAGCGTACTGCCGGCACCGTATGAGAGCCTGATCTTATCATCTGCCCTCTACAACGGCCCGCAGCTGGATATGCCGGAAATGTACGGTGATAAAGTAAATCTCTATTGGGCGGTGCCTGTGACCTTTGAAGAAAGAGAATATGCCCAGAGTATACCCAATGGCGGTTATCAACTCCTGGAAGAAATGATCAATGCAGGACTGAACCATATTGTCACGCTTCGTGACGCACTGAAATAACGATTTAGCAGGGCTGCGGTTTCCGCTGGTGTAAAAAATAACAGTACACATAACTGCTTTTGTATATTGGTTACCCTCGGTTCAACCTATATACAAAAGATGAAGAAAGTTATACTACCTGTACTGCTAGTAATTACCACAGGAGTCGCAGCCCAAACTGATACGACTATACGAAAATTAAAAGAGTTTTCTGTTACCTCCCGCAAGAAAACGATTGAAGTAAAAGATGATAAGATCATCTATAATGTAAGCACCAGCGTAAACGCCATAGGCAGCAACGGCCTCGATCTCCTCAGACGCTCCCCGGGCGTAATAGTAGATCCCGCTAATAATATTTCTCTCAATGGTAAGGCAGGTGTCACGGTCTATATCGACGGAAAGCCCACCTATATGCAGGGCGACGCACTGGTGGCCTTGTTGAAATCGCTGCAGTCGGCCAATATCCAAAGCATTGAAATCATGCCCAACCCTTCCGGGAAATATGATGCTGCCGGTAGTGGCGGCATTATCAATATCCGCCTGAAAAAGCTTACTGCTGCCGGTTATAACGGTGATGTGGCCGCTGGCCTGCACTTTGGTGAAACACCTAAAACAGAAGCCGCACTGAACATGAATTACCGTACCGGTAAATTCAATCTATATGGAAATTATAACCACCACATTGGATATAATAATATGCAGTACGACTTCTACCGCATACAGGAAGGACAAATCTATGATAACCGTACAAAGGACACGGATAAACGAAATCCGGTCAACTTTAAGGCCGGTGTGGATTACACCATTAACAAACACAGCACCATTGGCCTGATGATGAATGCGAACCTGTACATCGGACCAGGTGTTACCTATACTACTACCTATATCTCCGATAGTGCTACCGGCAAGCTGCAATCCATGCTGAATGCCTATAACGACTACTATTCCCAGCAACAGAACTGGAAAAACTATAACCTGAACTATCAATATAAAGATAGTATTGGCCGCACTTTCACCACTGATATTGACTATGGCGCCTACCGTGCCCGGATCAAAAATATCCTCTATAACCAGTTTCTGGCGGCGGATAGTACAACAGAAACAGACAGCTATACCCTTCGTACGCTCAATAACAGCGATATCAACATGTATGGGCTAAAGGCCGACTATGAACAACCATGGGCCAGCGGAAAGCTCTATGGTGGGGTAAAAGCCAATGCGGTCCATTCTGATAACCAGGTGAGCATATATAACGTAGACGGGCATACGGAAACACTCAATATCCAGCGCAGTAATAGCTTCCTGTACGAGGAAGCTGTATATGCTGCCTATCTCATGGCTGATCAGGAACTGGGCAAGTGGAAACTCAGCGCCAGCCTGAGAGGGGAACAAACCAGTACAGATGGTCGCCTGGTGGCTAAAAGTAAAGTCAGCGGACAAGATAGTACCACCAATATCAGCAACCACTACTTCGACCTGTTTCCCGCTGTGCAGTTGAGTTACAGGTATACAGATGCCCACCGTTTTTCCCTCTTTTATAATAGAAAGATAGACAGGCCCAATTATGCAGACCTTAACCCGTTTGAATACCAGATGGACGAACTATCTTACTGGAAAGGAAATAGCTTCCTCCGGCCGCAATATGTCAATAGTGTAAGCCTGGGCTACAATGCAGCTGGCATTATCTCGGCTACGCTCGCATATACGCATACCAAAGACGTCTCCGTGCAGATTTCTGACAGCATCGGTAATAAATTGGTGATAACACCTGAGAATATTGGTTCTCAGAATCTCATATCATTAAATATCTCTTCTTCCTTTGCACCGTGGAAATGGTGGAATAT
The Chitinophaga sp. Cy-1792 genome window above contains:
- a CDS encoding outer membrane beta-barrel family protein, coding for MKKVILPVLLVITTGVAAQTDTTIRKLKEFSVTSRKKTIEVKDDKIIYNVSTSVNAIGSNGLDLLRRSPGVIVDPANNISLNGKAGVTVYIDGKPTYMQGDALVALLKSLQSANIQSIEIMPNPSGKYDAAGSGGIINIRLKKLTAAGYNGDVAAGLHFGETPKTEAALNMNYRTGKFNLYGNYNHHIGYNNMQYDFYRIQEGQIYDNRTKDTDKRNPVNFKAGVDYTINKHSTIGLMMNANLYIGPGVTYTTTYISDSATGKLQSMLNAYNDYYSQQQNWKNYNLNYQYKDSIGRTFTTDIDYGAYRARIKNILYNQFLAADSTTETDSYTLRTLNNSDINMYGLKADYEQPWASGKLYGGVKANAVHSDNQVSIYNVDGHTETLNIQRSNSFLYEEAVYAAYLMADQELGKWKLSASLRGEQTSTDGRLVAKSKVSGQDSTTNISNHYFDLFPAVQLSYRYTDAHRFSLFYNRKIDRPNYADLNPFEYQMDELSYWKGNSFLRPQYVNSVSLGYNAAGIISATLAYTHTKDVSVQISDSIGNKLVITPENIGSQNLISLNISSSFAPWKWWNITANANIFYKENSINFDPERITKLSLNTVNFNLQQVFDLDAKSQLELSGFYNSPGLSGGFRRTGNVWQMNIGLQRKVLHDKGTVRIGISDVFQTFRWYSIRVFDGMYYRSNGYQDSRQLKLGFSYRFGNLKIGARERNSGLENESRRVK
- a CDS encoding NIPSNAP family protein gives rise to the protein MKSRLLSLLLVFGFAGAFAKDKGRLYYQIRVYHIKPAQEAGLDNFLQQAYLPALHRAGIRDVGVFKPISQDSSDNKVYVFTACKSLDQFASVNNQLQQDNNYQAAAGPFLDGYNETAPYVRIETILLQAFGEMPAYALPALSSPKNERVYELRSYESATERSHASKVKMFNAGGEVGIFKRLNFNAVFYGSVIAGAHMPNLMYLTTFNNKADRDAHWKSFGADPEWKKLVALPEYQHNVSHQDIIFVRPTEYSDI
- a CDS encoding RagB/SusD family nutrient uptake outer membrane protein, with the translated sequence MKKTSLYIALSAAAVFAASCKKDFLQKYPKTEISPDAYFNTAKDLETFANTFYDKDYSYDDTNSDNVSYYSSSGELDALLEGNIDPTTVGKTGWDDWKKLRTYNFLLDYAHRASGDTVGINHNIGVARFFRAKFYIAKLARYSDVTWYSHVMTNVDSALYLPRDPRAKVADSIMADLNYAISNLKPEDNGNRTRVNKWTALALMARFGLFEGTFRKYHSELGLTDKAAPFLNAAVDAAQQLIAGGKFKIYSTGKGAADYRALFSSPTLNGNPEIIQWFDCQQSLSVGNNSHTVLGWSWSVSNSLVESYLMTDGTPFTSQPGYKTKGFVDVFANRDPRLAETVAYPGYSITNDNRLYYAKPNLGGYDQLKFYPRDPALRQGWDANYTGMPMFRYAEVLLNLAEAKAELGSLTQQDVDNTINQLRDRVGMPKLIMGTANGAPDQVMANAYPEVSGANKGVILEIRRERRVELACEGLRLNDLNRWAAAGRIQDAQQGMYVPALGGIDMSGDGIPDIAILASPTDTAEMNTVPLSVRYTISRFYLKDASGKETNYYLDNGRSGRISFTRYRDNPRKFVAPKYFYRPISLQETVLNPNLKQIFGW
- a CDS encoding suppressor of fused domain protein; translation: MYSDPELLIEETNDRGTMYAIVEQDNRTAYFYLYPSEIMGNRFKPRPCWLRNLLPAPEKKDIAAMKDGVAPMLEVRYCNHPEGKEKLEKERISFIWNAEGDGAAMLYDGEILGIIPGWGLYSDEPAAYAADCTDGGEDSITFPLGTPETNGQYRKFLDAAGFWDSWDDAENPQWPAIQEKFLQTYEAHFGTETAYYAIDGDKWPPMAIGKYEKDNIVYLATMGMSIRPMPWVEFLYNDNAAAYRRAELAIALDKQYFNEEQIMQIGQQLAGLADRPWKIVTWLGEGHTVSSSVLPAPYESLILSSALYNGPQLDMPEMYGDKVNLYWAVPVTFEEREYAQSIPNGGYQLLEEMINAGLNHIVTLRDALK
- the yiaA gene encoding inner membrane protein YiaA; its protein translation is MKQKPSNAFIIASWIALTAGMTGFIIGLWNSNMQLNEKGYYFTILMYGLFAAVSVQKCVRDKIEGIPVTEIYYGISWVSMLLTIVLLTVGLFNATLLPSEKGFYAFAFLLSIFGAITVQKNTRDSQAAKAPETGKADY
- a CDS encoding PQQ-binding-like beta-propeller repeat protein encodes the protein MKKTMLSAALVLTSISLFAQLNGSVYTENHKGLKDVCVSDGLNVVKTDADGRFTLPGHKNQKFVFITTPAGYRFVNNYFIKTDSTVKSYDFPMKAIPVLHRKDISRFVRLTDTETYHFGEWITESSTYAKNEHADFIVHTGDICYERGMQFHAQHVNTQTMGLPVYYCVGNHDLVKGPYGEALFESLFGPVFYSFEAGNTHFIVTPMRYGDYKPSYTYDDLYYWLKNDLAHTDPTKSVVIFNHDLLTYDSNFIIKNSKGDSLVLNDHNLKAWIYGHWHINFARKHGNTGIRSLCSAPAADGGIDNSMSNFDVIEVAREGIVSVNRRYTYVDNQVVLVSPSKQGAAVSGQQLTVSANVYHTEDPVKAVVFRMYDNNGKLLQQTQLNAASDWTWKGTVNIKNLPPQSRYNSTLEATLNTGRILFRRDTFSLAAATAPKATADWNQVLQNAQRLPQIKDNGKVHPRLVWTANAGGNIWKSSPIIINGKLYLATLDDENITNCAILALDAVTGKQLWKFSTGNSIKQSLSFADGKIFGTDAEGMTYALDANTGKLLWKHDGGMKDLATYNSAGVIYNKTYITGAGHYMQALDINTGNPLWTNSSWSGGEGTPVAMTIFGNELITSSNWNALFAHDLNTGKLLWKRSDGGIRFRSGTAAVADNKLYVHGINMLHVLNATGETTDSIPLQYNLKTMTAPVITDDRILVATAEHGLIVYDRKSKEELGVFKPKQSLTFSAPYTLPPAAAVESTPLVLGKYAFVAAADGHLYLLNIAGKPELVTDIDLGAPVLADMALVNGMLYVADFSGNINAFVLE